A region of Planktothrix tepida PCC 9214 DNA encodes the following proteins:
- a CDS encoding chemotaxis protein CheA — protein sequence MSNPPNKNFFEDFLEDYFAECEEHLAVIRRELLTLESWINQSQIERSHLNELFRCFHSIKGLSGMVGVGLAEELAHQMESYLRVLRDQKIALSSEGFDALIAGTKLLEQVITCHRTQAPPPDITDISTQLRAVIPNENVENPLSGLVTPVEFKLKPQEQETFNIAINNGETLWHFVFSPSTQLSEQGIRVNTIREHLQTFGQLIYTAPRMSEGNKILFDFILATTLPEIPFPETEQPGLTWQLYLKGRKPETADQETTPPKEDHTIPPPPPLPLPPSPLPPLSPSPLPLSPSSNVVRVDLPKLDDLMRMVGDLVMSRARLEDHFKSITSYLPSPQIRALQEINLMLERQLRDLRQGVMQVRLVPIGEIFARMQFVVRDLVRASEKQVTLEMSGQETEIDKFVVERMLDPLLHLVRNAVSHGIESPQERLEAGKPPQGTLKLRATTSGETVVIEIEDDGRGVDVETVIERVTTQTQLTETRSFVSLLENKYGEAGKPDQYNMMALLDILCSAGFSTKNEVDLVSGRGVGMSIVKNTVQELGGFLSLDTHKGQGTRFTIQLPLTLAITDALIISVSQQTFAIPQAAVLEVLEVSTSQIISFEKNEIVSYRNTVLPVIRLASIFPLSATYPQSDPALCSLEPSSLMMIVVGSGENTVALVVDRVTGLREIVVTPLTDPFVQVTGIAGATELGDRRVVLILDVGALVRLATFG from the coding sequence GTGTCCAATCCGCCTAACAAAAATTTTTTCGAGGATTTCCTAGAAGATTATTTTGCAGAATGCGAAGAACATTTAGCCGTCATTAGACGAGAACTTCTAACCCTAGAATCCTGGATTAATCAATCACAGATTGAGCGTTCTCATCTCAATGAATTATTTCGTTGTTTCCATTCCATCAAAGGATTATCAGGAATGGTCGGAGTGGGACTGGCGGAAGAATTAGCCCATCAAATGGAAAGCTATTTACGAGTCTTACGGGATCAAAAAATAGCTCTATCTTCTGAAGGATTTGATGCTTTAATTGCGGGAACAAAACTTCTCGAACAAGTGATCACTTGTCACCGAACTCAAGCCCCACCCCCCGATATTACCGACATTAGCACCCAACTGAGGGCGGTTATTCCTAACGAAAACGTCGAAAACCCCTTATCTGGCCTGGTTACCCCGGTAGAATTCAAACTCAAACCCCAAGAACAAGAAACATTCAACATAGCAATTAACAACGGCGAAACGCTTTGGCACTTTGTATTCTCACCGAGTACCCAACTCTCAGAACAGGGAATCCGAGTTAATACGATTCGAGAACACTTACAAACCTTCGGTCAATTAATTTATACTGCACCTCGCATGAGTGAGGGCAACAAAATTCTATTTGATTTCATCCTCGCCACCACTTTGCCAGAAATTCCCTTTCCAGAAACCGAGCAACCGGGCTTAACCTGGCAGCTTTACTTAAAAGGAAGGAAACCGGAAACAGCAGACCAGGAGACGACCCCACCCAAAGAAGATCACACAATTCCCCCCCCTCCCCCGCTCCCACTCCCCCCTTCTCCCCTTCCCCCCCTCTCCCCTTCCCCCCTGCCCCTTTCCCCCTCCTCAAATGTGGTGCGTGTAGATTTACCCAAACTGGATGATTTGATGCGAATGGTGGGGGATTTGGTCATGAGTCGTGCCCGTTTAGAGGATCATTTCAAATCCATCACGTCCTATCTTCCCTCCCCTCAAATTCGAGCCTTACAAGAAATTAACTTAATGCTAGAACGACAATTACGAGATCTGCGCCAAGGGGTGATGCAAGTTCGTTTAGTTCCCATTGGTGAGATTTTTGCTCGGATGCAATTTGTCGTTCGGGATTTAGTTCGGGCCAGTGAAAAACAAGTCACTCTGGAAATGAGTGGACAGGAAACCGAAATTGATAAATTCGTTGTCGAACGAATGCTTGACCCCCTATTACATCTGGTGCGAAATGCCGTCAGTCATGGAATTGAATCTCCCCAAGAGCGTCTTGAAGCCGGGAAACCTCCCCAGGGAACCCTCAAACTGCGGGCAACAACCTCTGGGGAAACCGTCGTGATTGAAATTGAAGATGATGGTCGCGGTGTTGATGTTGAAACGGTTATTGAACGAGTCACGACCCAGACCCAACTCACTGAAACTCGATCCTTTGTTTCTCTGCTCGAAAACAAATATGGGGAAGCCGGAAAGCCCGACCAATATAATATGATGGCGTTATTAGATATTCTGTGCAGTGCCGGATTTTCCACCAAAAATGAAGTGGATTTAGTGTCGGGACGGGGGGTGGGAATGTCAATTGTTAAAAATACGGTTCAGGAGTTAGGGGGGTTCCTGAGTTTAGATACCCATAAAGGTCAAGGAACTCGATTTACGATTCAACTTCCCCTCACCTTAGCAATTACAGATGCTTTGATTATTTCTGTATCCCAACAAACCTTTGCCATTCCCCAAGCGGCGGTGCTGGAAGTGCTAGAAGTTTCGACATCCCAAATTATTTCTTTTGAGAAGAACGAAATTGTCAGCTATCGTAACACGGTTTTACCCGTGATCCGTCTAGCCTCAATTTTCCCTCTTTCTGCGACCTATCCCCAGTCAGACCCGGCCTTGTGTTCCCTAGAACCGTCATCCTTAATGATGATTGTGGTAGGAAGTGGAGAAAATACCGTGGCTTTAGTCGTTGATCGGGTGACGGGACTACGCGAAATCGTGGTGACACCGTTAACCGATCCCTTTGTCCAAGTGACAGGAATAGCTGGCGCAACAGAACTTGGAGATCGCCGGGTGGTTTTAATTTTAGATGTGGGTGCTTTAGTCCGACTTGCCACGTTTGGTTGA
- a CDS encoding chemotaxis protein CheW: protein MSDVLTSTQPYILFELADTTFGIPSQIVQQMEMIEQITPVPNTLPFVEGVVFSRGQVIPAINLRVRFGLEKTSYNLRTRLIVIHSHHRTVGLIVDTAREFIAIPEQTIQPPPEGISNLSGRYLAGIATLGQRVILLLNVEELLINQLSVVS from the coding sequence ATGTCAGACGTTTTAACTTCAACTCAACCCTATATTTTATTTGAACTGGCTGACACAACCTTTGGCATTCCCTCTCAAATTGTGCAGCAAATGGAAATGATTGAACAAATTACCCCCGTTCCTAACACTTTACCTTTTGTGGAGGGAGTTGTTTTTTCGAGGGGACAAGTCATTCCAGCGATTAATTTACGAGTCCGATTTGGACTGGAGAAAACCTCTTATAATCTACGAACTCGTTTAATTGTGATTCATTCCCATCATCGTACCGTTGGATTAATTGTAGATACGGCTAGGGAATTTATCGCAATCCCAGAGCAAACTATTCAACCCCCACCCGAAGGAATCTCTAATTTAAGCGGTCGATATTTAGCGGGAATTGCCACTTTAGGACAACGAGTTATCCTGCTCCTCAATGTTGAAGAATTACTGATCAATCAGTTATCAGTTGTCAGTTAA
- a CDS encoding protein-glutamate methylesterase/protein-glutamine glutaminase — MNKIIRVLVVDDSAYVRKVIKQMLSRSPFIEVVGTAHDGEEALERLERTPNEIDVITLDLLMPKVDGVEFLKRQMKRHPIPVIIVSIANEGGELVLAALDAGAVDFVHKPTALATEKMYELAEELIDKVKAAANVPLKRLPVPALGSLTSGLIPAQPVFKPGTIDLITIGISTGGPQALAFLIPQLPSNFPVPIAIVLHMPIGYTKMYAERLDQLSALKVVEAGDGEILHPGMVFIAPAGRHLTFKREGNSVVTRLAAQPFDMPHRPSVDVMFQSAAEVYGNRLLGIVMTGMGSDGKQGAAWIKSHGGLIFTESEETCIVYGMPRSVEESGLSDHSYPLNGIAQAILDVL, encoded by the coding sequence ATGAATAAAATTATTCGCGTTTTAGTGGTTGATGATTCTGCTTATGTTCGTAAAGTTATTAAACAAATGCTGTCTCGTAGCCCTTTTATAGAAGTTGTGGGAACAGCCCATGATGGGGAAGAAGCTTTAGAAAGATTAGAACGGACACCGAATGAAATTGATGTGATTACCTTGGATTTATTAATGCCTAAAGTTGATGGGGTAGAGTTTCTCAAAAGACAAATGAAACGACATCCGATTCCGGTGATTATTGTGAGTATTGCCAATGAAGGAGGAGAATTAGTATTAGCAGCTTTAGACGCAGGGGCTGTTGATTTTGTACATAAACCTACGGCTTTAGCGACGGAAAAAATGTATGAATTAGCTGAGGAATTAATTGATAAAGTAAAAGCTGCTGCGAATGTCCCTTTAAAGCGTCTTCCGGTTCCAGCTTTAGGGTCATTAACTTCGGGATTAATTCCGGCTCAACCGGTGTTTAAACCCGGTACAATTGATTTAATTACAATTGGAATTTCCACAGGTGGCCCCCAAGCTTTAGCATTTTTGATTCCTCAATTACCCAGTAATTTTCCGGTTCCAATTGCAATTGTTTTACATATGCCCATTGGTTATACGAAAATGTATGCAGAACGATTAGATCAATTATCCGCATTGAAAGTGGTTGAAGCGGGTGATGGAGAAATTCTCCATCCAGGAATGGTTTTTATTGCCCCTGCGGGACGTCATTTAACCTTTAAACGGGAAGGGAATTCTGTTGTCACCCGTCTGGCTGCACAACCCTTTGATATGCCTCATCGTCCCTCGGTGGATGTTATGTTTCAATCAGCCGCAGAAGTTTATGGTAATCGGCTTTTAGGAATTGTGATGACCGGAATGGGTTCCGATGGAAAACAGGGTGCAGCATGGATAAAATCTCATGGAGGTTTAATATTTACTGAGTCTGAAGAAACTTGTATTGTCTATGGAATGCCACGTTCTGTAGAGGAATCAGGGTTAAGTGATCATTCTTATCCTCTCAATGGAATTGCACAGGCAATTTTAGACGTTTTATGA
- a CDS encoding HEAT repeat domain-containing protein, whose protein sequence is MAIGIFTTDINLTIRSWDSRLIELTGITAAQSCGQKITDLIPDLEQRGLLERFQRVITQGVIETLAPAFHQYLIPCPPPANSKHFQYMQQRVTITPLREKTTIVGTIVTLEDVTVRREREIDLAQHYRREIISSEVVSSDAEAQERNLMFSISDDLNKGLYANTTDFMNALQDSSWQVRREVVERLTASHNPEITTELLQLLRQEHRNATIVNSVIQVLALSRVDLIPALIECLHDPDPELRIYATQTLGQRDDIRAIPALVLALADTDKNVRYHAIEALGRLKAREAIDPLLEIAQSQDFFLAFPALDALMQIGDLSIAGRLMPLLQKTLNWRVRREAVDSLAMQDDPNLTQDLLRLLREQHRNPDILNSVLQVLVLSHIDPIPSLVECLADPDPELRIYTALALGERHDPRAIPALIQALDDVDINVRYHTIESLGHLRATEAVDKLVEITQSGDFFLAFPALEALMKIGDSTIGCRIVSLLDDELLGDQVAEVLGELGSADVVTPIAQGLNKTDIANSPVRANSLVITLAKIYQRYQTEFGEGKFIADLTRRAVTEVGTQNLLDTIQQANPEELQGIALILGWLEGENVATALARLLSYPQLRESIIEALVRFGSSVTPLLIAQLDVPDVETRKAAITALGRIGSNQAVPALTDLLSADSELVMVTTAALAQIGDGRAFEALLDLLGHSDSAVRLGAIAALNSLGHPALPQRILQLLTHPNPLIRESAVKIAGYFAFGECIEALFNCTHDPEEKIRRAAIEHLPYLEDERVLPYLVRALTQEVPSVRAAAAHALGDIEVNQALPLLLNALQDNDSWVRYQAARSIGRLEFNLLSESEAESLKQVFEILQQLVNQDSAYPVRAAATSALGHIGEEKAIPLLTTLVGLEVGDGDIARAAVMALGRINSTDAVAPLLMALNSTNAERRLDALHAFRERGGEEAGVALQWMAAADPEEKVVQAAIESLSRMGTPEAIAALLELSVDPSSREACIMALASRNLEHSSQKQDYIEGISQGLTHLHPAVRCTVVEVLKRLKHPFASEILISALNDQDQSVRLSAVNALVYLGNRSCTEQLGILARNDPSAAVRRAAQKGLHQ, encoded by the coding sequence ATGGCTATTGGTATTTTTACAACTGATATCAATTTAACGATTCGTTCTTGGGATTCTCGATTAATCGAACTCACGGGAATTACTGCGGCACAGAGTTGTGGACAAAAAATTACCGATCTGATTCCTGATTTGGAACAACGGGGTTTACTGGAGCGATTTCAACGGGTGATTACCCAAGGAGTCATTGAAACCCTTGCACCTGCGTTCCATCAATACTTAATTCCCTGTCCCCCTCCGGCGAACTCCAAGCACTTCCAGTATATGCAGCAGCGCGTTACAATTACGCCCTTACGCGAGAAAACAACCATCGTCGGAACCATTGTCACCCTTGAGGATGTCACGGTGCGACGGGAGCGAGAAATTGATCTGGCTCAACATTATCGTCGGGAAATCATTTCCTCCGAAGTAGTTTCCTCTGACGCCGAGGCTCAAGAGCGGAATTTAATGTTTTCCATATCCGATGATCTCAATAAAGGCCTGTATGCTAATACCACAGACTTTATGAATGCCCTACAAGATAGTAGTTGGCAAGTCCGAAGGGAAGTAGTAGAGCGATTAACAGCCAGTCATAACCCAGAAATTACCACAGAATTATTACAACTTCTGCGCCAAGAACATCGAAATGCCACCATTGTCAATAGTGTGATTCAAGTTTTAGCCTTGAGTCGGGTGGATTTAATTCCCGCCTTAATTGAATGTTTGCATGACCCTGATCCAGAACTGCGGATTTATGCAACCCAAACCTTGGGACAACGGGATGATATTCGCGCCATTCCTGCCTTAGTTTTGGCTTTAGCCGATACGGATAAAAATGTTCGTTATCATGCCATTGAAGCATTAGGACGTTTAAAAGCGAGAGAAGCCATTGATCCCTTACTCGAAATTGCTCAATCTCAAGACTTTTTCTTAGCCTTTCCCGCCTTAGATGCTCTAATGCAAATTGGTGATCTCTCAATTGCAGGACGTTTAATGCCTTTACTTCAAAAAACTTTGAATTGGCGGGTACGTCGGGAAGCCGTCGATAGCCTAGCAATGCAAGACGATCCTAACTTAACCCAGGATTTGTTACGCTTGCTTCGTGAACAACACCGTAACCCCGACATTCTCAATAGTGTGCTTCAGGTTTTAGTTCTCAGTCATATCGATCCAATTCCCTCCTTAGTGGAATGTTTAGCCGATCCCGATCCAGAACTACGCATTTACACCGCCTTAGCCCTCGGAGAACGCCATGACCCCAGAGCTATTCCGGCTTTAATTCAAGCTTTGGATGATGTTGATATTAATGTTCGGTATCATACCATTGAATCCTTGGGACACCTACGGGCAACAGAAGCCGTCGATAAATTAGTCGAAATCACCCAATCTGGAGACTTTTTCCTCGCCTTTCCCGCCTTGGAAGCGTTGATGAAAATTGGAGACTCGACTATTGGTTGTCGCATTGTTTCCTTATTAGATGATGAGCTATTAGGCGATCAAGTGGCTGAGGTGTTAGGAGAATTGGGCTCTGCTGATGTGGTTACTCCTATCGCCCAGGGGCTGAACAAAACTGATATAGCCAACTCCCCCGTGAGAGCGAATAGTTTAGTCATCACCCTGGCTAAAATTTATCAACGCTATCAAACTGAATTTGGGGAAGGAAAATTTATTGCTGACCTGACCCGTCGTGCGGTAACAGAGGTGGGAACTCAAAACCTACTGGATACGATTCAACAGGCTAATCCTGAAGAACTCCAGGGGATTGCATTAATTTTGGGATGGTTAGAAGGAGAGAACGTTGCCACCGCCTTAGCCAGACTGTTAAGTTATCCTCAACTGCGAGAATCCATTATTGAAGCCTTAGTTCGCTTTGGGAGTAGCGTAACTCCGTTATTAATTGCTCAACTTGATGTTCCTGATGTCGAAACTCGTAAAGCTGCCATTACAGCCCTCGGTCGCATTGGGAGTAATCAAGCTGTTCCGGCCTTAACCGATTTACTCAGTGCCGACTCGGAATTAGTTATGGTGACAACGGCTGCCTTAGCTCAAATCGGCGATGGGCGAGCTTTTGAAGCATTATTAGATCTCTTAGGACATTCTGATTCCGCCGTGCGTTTAGGCGCGATTGCGGCTCTCAATTCCCTGGGCCATCCCGCCCTACCGCAACGGATTCTACAGTTACTAACTCACCCCAATCCCCTGATTCGGGAGTCAGCCGTCAAAATCGCAGGGTATTTTGCTTTTGGAGAGTGCATTGAAGCTTTATTTAACTGTACCCATGATCCTGAAGAAAAAATACGACGGGCTGCCATTGAACATTTGCCTTACCTGGAGGATGAACGGGTTCTTCCCTATTTAGTCCGAGCGTTAACCCAAGAGGTTCCTTCTGTGCGGGCGGCGGCGGCCCATGCTTTGGGGGATATCGAAGTGAATCAAGCTTTACCCCTTTTATTGAATGCTTTACAGGATAATGATTCCTGGGTGCGGTATCAAGCGGCTCGTTCAATTGGGCGTTTGGAATTTAATCTGTTATCAGAGTCGGAGGCAGAATCCCTTAAACAGGTCTTTGAGATTCTACAACAGCTTGTCAACCAAGATTCTGCCTATCCAGTTCGGGCTGCTGCTACCTCGGCTTTAGGCCACATCGGTGAGGAAAAAGCAATTCCTCTGTTAACGACATTAGTGGGACTGGAGGTCGGAGATGGGGACATTGCCCGGGCGGCGGTAATGGCTTTGGGACGGATTAACAGTACCGACGCTGTTGCGCCTTTGTTAATGGCGTTGAATTCTACCAATGCAGAACGGCGTTTAGATGCCCTTCATGCGTTTCGGGAACGGGGAGGAGAAGAGGCCGGAGTTGCTTTACAATGGATGGCAGCCGCTGATCCAGAGGAAAAAGTGGTTCAAGCTGCGATTGAATCCCTATCTCGGATGGGAACCCCAGAAGCGATTGCTGCTTTGTTGGAATTGTCCGTAGATCCCAGCAGTCGGGAAGCTTGTATTATGGCGTTGGCTTCTCGAAATTTGGAGCATTCCAGCCAGAAACAGGACTATATTGAAGGTATTAGCCAAGGGTTAACCCATCTCCATCCGGCTGTCCGGTGTACTGTTGTTGAAGTGTTGAAACGCCTCAAACATCCTTTTGCTTCGGAAATTTTAATCAGTGCATTGAACGACCAGGATCAAAGTGTCCGTTTATCGGCGGTTAATGCTTTGGTTTATTTGGGAAATCGCTCCTGTACTGAACAGTTGGGGATATTAGCTCGTAATGATCCTTCTGCGGCAGTTCGTCGGGCGGCTCAAAAAGGATTGCATCAATAG
- a CDS encoding methyl-accepting chemotaxis protein, whose amino-acid sequence MAKVNNKQQKNYKNHQKNFSEVPDKNAPELIVQQLREQNQQILIKTKDIVQTVEHLSEGMKSQTRLAEESSSQIQTLTTSLKHTATQAQSVAVSGEELVSSINEMAASIEQVTASSAELATAIRQTSTSVQQSSVSTHNVANSAQEMATSASQVTASMVQVAASIKSVSLDTENLAAAVNETAASIEEMTSSIGGVAQNADDLTAASEETTASINEMAASIEEVTATTENLASTVEQVSTSMEEMAQSVVGVAQNGERITEAATSAATSAEQLDRSIRSITTLTQQADEITRRVMQDAEVGGKTVEKAIQGLSRVRESMVKSSDVIRDMGKRTNEISSIVDTINLISERTNLLSLNASIEAARAGDAGRGFAVVAEEIRNLADRAAQATSDIASIIKALQQVAQDAVNTSNEGLRVAEDSGSLAEEGLGGLKKILSGIEKTTQLVSQITVASEEQMIAGQTVVNSINTTANQAREVAKATIEQSKTTQGIVVSTRQMQQIAKQVTQAMNEQARAARDVIKAAQNTTNLAGQVRKATFEQNKGASQIMQAVESMRRGVMTTSRAIAEQSVAGEQISKEAERLGSLINSVSKDMTEQATMASQTTQAVDNMRIQSEQLAKAMREQSKAIQEMTGAIQSITQQIKLIRSSNVEHSAVLSETLQGIENIGQISERHRQSSKIIMTAATTLLESVQTLI is encoded by the coding sequence ATGGCTAAAGTCAATAATAAGCAACAAAAAAATTATAAAAATCATCAAAAAAACTTCTCTGAAGTTCCTGATAAAAACGCACCTGAGTTGATTGTTCAACAGCTACGAGAACAAAATCAGCAAATCCTGATTAAAACCAAAGATATTGTACAAACAGTAGAACATCTTTCAGAGGGGATGAAATCCCAAACTCGCCTAGCAGAAGAAAGTAGTAGCCAAATTCAGACCCTAACAACCTCATTAAAACATACGGCAACCCAAGCTCAATCCGTTGCTGTTTCCGGGGAAGAATTGGTGTCTTCTATTAATGAAATGGCAGCGTCCATCGAACAAGTAACCGCGAGTAGTGCCGAACTTGCAACGGCCATTAGACAAACCTCAACGTCCGTTCAACAAAGCAGTGTTTCTACCCATAATGTTGCCAATAGTGCTCAAGAAATGGCAACTTCAGCGTCTCAAGTCACCGCATCAATGGTACAAGTGGCTGCATCGATTAAAAGTGTCAGTTTAGACACAGAAAACCTTGCAGCCGCCGTCAACGAAACCGCCGCTTCCATTGAAGAAATGACCAGTTCCATTGGCGGGGTTGCTCAAAATGCCGATGATTTAACGGCCGCCTCCGAAGAAACCACCGCTTCAATTAACGAAATGGCAGCTTCCATTGAAGAAGTGACTGCTACCACAGAAAATTTAGCTTCTACCGTTGAACAAGTTTCAACGTCAATGGAAGAAATGGCGCAATCTGTTGTAGGTGTCGCTCAAAATGGAGAACGAATTACCGAAGCCGCCACCAGTGCAGCTACATCCGCCGAACAGTTAGATCGATCCATTCGTTCGATTACCACCCTAACTCAACAAGCCGATGAAATTACCCGTCGAGTCATGCAGGATGCCGAAGTGGGGGGTAAAACCGTGGAAAAAGCCATTCAAGGGTTAAGTCGGGTACGGGAATCAATGGTTAAATCTTCCGACGTGATTCGAGATATGGGCAAACGCACGAACGAAATTAGCAGTATTGTCGATACGATTAACTTAATCTCAGAACGTACCAATTTGCTCTCTTTAAATGCTTCAATAGAAGCAGCTAGGGCAGGGGATGCCGGACGGGGATTTGCCGTTGTTGCCGAAGAAATTCGTAATTTAGCTGATCGCGCAGCCCAAGCCACTTCCGACATTGCCTCGATTATTAAAGCCTTACAACAGGTTGCCCAGGATGCAGTTAACACGTCTAATGAAGGTTTAAGGGTAGCTGAAGATAGTGGGAGTCTAGCCGAAGAAGGATTAGGAGGATTAAAAAAAATCCTATCGGGGATTGAAAAAACCACTCAATTAGTTAGTCAAATTACCGTCGCCTCCGAGGAACAAATGATTGCGGGTCAAACCGTTGTTAATTCAATTAATACCACCGCCAACCAAGCACGAGAAGTTGCCAAAGCCACCATTGAACAATCTAAAACCACCCAAGGAATTGTGGTTTCTACCCGACAGATGCAGCAAATTGCTAAACAAGTCACCCAAGCAATGAATGAACAAGCTCGTGCTGCCCGTGATGTGATTAAAGCGGCTCAAAATACCACGAATTTAGCCGGACAAGTCCGTAAAGCGACTTTTGAGCAAAATAAAGGGGCATCCCAAATTATGCAAGCGGTAGAGTCCATGAGGCGGGGAGTCATGACCACTTCACGAGCCATTGCAGAACAGTCCGTAGCCGGGGAGCAAATCTCTAAAGAAGCCGAACGACTGGGCAGCTTGATTAATAGTGTTAGCAAAGACATGACTGAACAAGCCACAATGGCATCTCAAACAACCCAAGCCGTTGATAATATGCGGATACAGTCGGAGCAACTGGCGAAAGCCATGAGGGAACAGTCAAAAGCCATTCAAGAGATGACGGGGGCGATTCAAAGCATCACCCAACAAATTAAGTTAATTCGCAGTTCCAATGTAGAACATTCTGCTGTTTTAAGTGAGACACTGCAAGGCATAGAAAATATAGGACAAATTAGTGAACGTCACCGACAAAGCAGCAAGATTATTATGACTGCTGCCACAACCCTGCTTGAAAGTGTTCAAACCCTCATTTAA
- a CDS encoding CheR family methyltransferase has translation MRFSPEPLNLSDNIFIILRDLIHERTGLFYTSSKQNMLADKLSNRVFENGLDSFLDYYYLLKYDPKADEEWQQVINSLSVPETYFWREYDQIKVLTEVLIPQYLEQFYSLSYPCQPLRIWSAACSTGEEPLTIVIALNEAGWFERVPIEIWASDASSKAIDKAKMGLYRQYSFRSFPEALKRKYFTAEADGWRVSPQIHRRVHWSVNNLLKESEIQYLAQAHFVFCRNVFIYFSDTSIRQTVNYFYERMFKPSYLFLSASESLLKLKTNFELEDIEGAFIYVKH, from the coding sequence ATGCGATTTTCTCCAGAACCCCTGAATTTAAGCGATAATATTTTTATTATTTTGCGAGATCTAATCCATGAACGAACAGGATTATTTTATACGAGTTCTAAGCAAAATATGTTGGCGGATAAGTTATCTAATCGCGTGTTTGAAAATGGGTTAGACTCGTTTTTAGACTATTATTATTTGCTGAAATATGATCCTAAAGCGGATGAAGAATGGCAACAAGTTATTAATAGTTTAAGTGTCCCCGAAACCTATTTCTGGCGAGAGTATGATCAAATTAAGGTTTTGACAGAAGTGTTAATTCCTCAGTATTTAGAGCAGTTTTATAGTCTCTCTTATCCTTGTCAACCCCTGCGGATTTGGAGTGCGGCTTGTTCTACTGGAGAAGAACCATTAACAATTGTGATCGCGTTGAATGAAGCGGGTTGGTTTGAACGAGTTCCGATTGAAATTTGGGCTAGTGATGCTTCTTCTAAGGCAATTGATAAGGCTAAAATGGGATTATATCGACAATATTCATTTCGGAGCTTCCCTGAAGCTTTGAAGCGGAAATATTTTACGGCTGAAGCAGATGGATGGCGGGTTTCTCCTCAGATTCATCGCCGAGTTCATTGGTCAGTTAATAATTTATTGAAGGAGTCTGAAATTCAATATTTAGCTCAAGCTCATTTTGTTTTTTGTCGGAATGTTTTTATTTACTTTTCCGATACTTCTATCCGCCAAACTGTTAATTATTTCTATGAACGAATGTTTAAACCCTCTTATTTGTTTCTGAGTGCTTCTGAGTCTCTCTTAAAACTGAAAACTAATTTTGAATTGGAAGACATTGAAGGAGCATTTATATATGTTAAACATTAA